From Streptomyces sp. SCSIO 75703:
AACGGCTCGCTGCTGGTGACCAGTTCCCGCAGCGGGTACCGGGCCAGGACCGCCGTCACCTCCGGCGCGAGCGCCGCCGCCAGCCGCTCGGCCGCCGGCAGCGCGTCGTCCCGCAGTGCCTTCGCGGCGGCCGTCACCACCGGCCGGCCCGCCTTGCGCGGCACGCCGGCCGCCGCCCGGCGGAACAGTTCGGCGCCCTCCTCCAGCACCAGCCCCGTGTCGAGGCCCGCCGGGATCTTGATCCGGGCGTGCTCGCGCCAGGTGGCGAGGGGATCGCCCCACGCCTCCACCCGGTAGGTCCAGCGCCCCGGGGCGTCCGGGGTGACCTCGGCGCCCCAGCGGTCCGTGCCCGGCGCCAGCTCCCGCATCGGCGTCCACGGTCCCGGCCGCCCCTCGGGGTCCTCCAGCACCACGTTGGCGGCCACCGCCTCGTGGCCCTCGCGGAACACGGTCGCGGTGACCTCGAACGTCTCGCCCGGCACCGCCTTCGCCGGCCGTCTGCCGCCCTCCACCGCCGGGCGGACGTCCCGCACCGGAATCCGCCCGATCTCCACAGTCCTCATCCGTTCTCACCTCCGCCGTGCTCGACGCCGGGCCCGACCGGCCCGGCCGGATGGGTCACGCCACGCCGGAGGGGGCCGTCCGCCCCGACGGGGCGAGCCGGTCCACCGCCTCCGGGGCCCGGCGCGGCGTCCGGACGCCGCGGGGCCGTTCGCCCTGCTCCCGCAGGTAGGTGACCAGGGTGGTCCGCAGGTACCGCTCCGCGGCGTCCGCGGCCTCGCGTGCGCACCGCTTCCCCATGAGCACGCAGAGGGTGTAGCCGGAGTCCTCGAACGTCGCCCGCACCGCCACGTCCGCGGGCGACGCGAGCATCCTCCGCTCCCAGGCGCGGAAACGCCGTAGCTGCCGGGCGACTTCGGTCTTCGCGGGGAGCAGCATGGTGCCGGCCACCTTTCGGGACGGTCGGTACGGGCGTCGAGTTCTTCACACATGGTGCACGGACAGTGACGCGCCGTCTTGTTGGATCTTCAACAGTGCGCGTGGGCGTGGTGACGGGCGGTGTTCGTGTTGCACGAATGGACTACCGATCGCACGCTGGAGTCACTCAGAAGCGATCGACGCTCACGCTTCGTGTTCGGGGAACCCCTCCCCCAAGGGACGGGGATACGGCGCGAGCTGTCGCGGTGAGGAGCCAAGACGATGGAGACCGCAGTGCCCTGCTACTACCACCTCGACGTGGAGGTGACCCCGGACCGGGTCGGACAGGTCAGGCGCATCCTGGCCGCCCACCTGCGCCACTGGGACCTGGAGAACCTCGTCGAACCCGTCTGCTCGGGGGCGGAGATGCTGCTTTGGGGCATCGACGAGCACGCCAGCGACAAGAACACGTCGATCGAGCTGTGGTGGAACCGCCAGCACCTCATCACCGCCGTCGGCGGGCGCGACCGGGCCCTGCGGCCCGACCAGGACCTGCGCGGCTGCCTGCGGCACCTCGCCGCCACCAGCGACGGCTGGGGGTGCTGCGCCACCGGCACCGGCGCGAAGGTCATCTGGTTCTCCCAGCGCGCCCGCGCCGGCGAACGCGTCCCGCTGGTGCCGAACCCGCCGGAGCCGATCACCCGGGAGGGGCTGCGCCTGCCCCGCACGCTCCTGCCGGCCGCCCGTCTGGCCGCACCGGCCGCCGCCGGTGTCCCGGAGGGGGCCCGGTGAGCCGTTCCCGGCCGAGCGGGGAAGGGGCGCCCGTGGGGAGCGGGCACCCCTACCCCCTGGGCGCCGTCTACGACGGCCGGGGCACCAACTTCGCGCTGTTCAGCGAGGTCGCCGAACACGTCGACCTCGTCCTCGTCGACGACGACGGCCGCCACACCACCGTCCCCGTGCCCGAGGTCGACGGTTTCGTGTGGCACTGCCACCTGCCCGGCGTCGGTCCGGGGCAGCGCTACGGCTACCGGGTGCACGGGCCGTGGGCCCCCTCCGCCGGCCACCGCTGCAACCCCGCCAAACTGCTCCTCGATCCCTACAGCAGGGCCGTCGACGGGCAGGTCGACAACCACGCCTCCCTCTTCGAGAGGGACCCCGGCGGACCCGACCCCGCCGACAGCGCCGGGCACACCATGCTCGGCGTCGTCGCGGACCCCTACTTCGACTGGGGCGACGACCGCCCGCCCCGGCACCCCTACGCGGACACCGTGATCTACGAGGCCCACGTGCGCGGCCTCAGCCGCACCCACCCCGACGTGCCCGAGGAACTGCGCGGCACCTACGCCGGGCTGGCCCACCCCGCGGTCGTCGGCCACCTCACCTCCCTCGGCGTGACCGCCGTGGAGCTGATGCCGGTGCACCAGTTCGTGCACGACGGCGTCCTGCGGGACCGCGGCCTCGCCAACTACTGGGGCTACAACACCATCGGCTTCTTCGCCCCGCACAACGGCTACGCGGCCCACGGCACCCGCGGCGAGCAGGTCACCGAGTTCAAGTCGATGGTCAAGGCGCTGCACGCGGCCGGCCTCGAAGTCATCCTCGACGTGGTCTACAACCACACCGCCGAGGGCAACGAGAAGGGCCCCACCCTCTCCTTCCGCGGCATCGACAACGCCTCGTACTACCGCCTGGTGGACGGCGACTGGCAGCACTACTACGACACCACGGGCACCGGCAACAGCCTTCTCATGCGGCACCCGTACGTCCTCCAGCTCATCATGGACTCGCTGCGGTACTGGGTCACCGAGATGCGCGTCGACGGCTTCCGCTTCGACCTCGCGGCCACCCTGGCCCGCCAGTTCCACGAGGTGGACCGGCTCTCCGCGTTCTTCGACCTCATCCAGCAGGACCCCGTGATCAGCCGCGTCAAGCTCATCGCCGAACCGTGGGACCTGGGCGAGGGCGGCTACCAGGTGGGCAACTTCCCCCCGCTGTGGTCGGAGTGGAACGGCAAGTACCGCGACGCCGTACGGGACTTCTGGCGCGGCGAGAAGCACACGCTCGGCGAGTTCGCCTCCCGGCTGACCGGCTCCTCCGACCTGTACCAGCACAGCCGCCGCCGGCCCCGGGCCAGCGTCAACTTCGTCACCGCGCACGACGGTCTCACCCTGCGCGACCTCGTCTCGTACAACGACAAGCACAACGAGGCCAACGGCGAGGACAACCGGGACGGCGAGAGCCACAACCGCTCCTGGAACTGCGGCGCCGAGGGGGAGACCACCGACCCCGCCGTGCTGGAGCTGCGCGGGCGCCAGCAGCGCAACTTCCTCGCCACCCTCCTGCTCTCCCAGGGCATCCCCATGCTCGGCCACGGCGACGAACTGGGCCGCACCCAGCGGGGCAACAACAACGCCTACTGCCAGGACGACGAGACCTCCTGGATCGACTGGCGGCTCGACGAGGAGCAGCGGGCCCTGCTCGACTTCACCCGGCGCCTGATCGCCCTGCGCGCCGCCCATCCGGTGCTGCGCCGGCGCCGCTACTTCCGGGGCGAGCCGGCAGCCGGCCGGGCCGGCGCCCCGCTGCCCGACCTCGTGTGGCTGCTGCCGGACGCGCGGGAGATGACCGACGAGGACTGGCGGCGCGCCGACGGCCACGCGGTCGGCGTCTTCCTCAACGGCGACGCCATCGCCGAACCCGACCCGCACGGCCGGCCCGTCGTGGACGACTCCTTCCTGCTGCTGCTCAACAGTCACTGGGAGCCCGCCCGCTTCCGGCTGCCCGGCCCCGCCTACGGTGAACGCTGGACCGCCCTCGTCGACACCGCCGACCCGGAGGGCGTCCCGGACGAGACCGAACGCAAGGCCGGCACGGCGCTCACCGTCACGCCGCGCGGCCTCGTCCTGCTCTCCCGCCCCTCCCCCGCGGAGGGCGTCCGCCGGCCTCCCCCGCCGGCCGCCGGGGGAACGACGTGAGCCGCCCCGCCGACAGGACGCCGGCGGGGCGGCCCGACGGGTGACGGGCGGCTCAGCGGGGCGCCGGGCGCACGGTCACCGTGAACTGCGCGCCGTCCACGTCCCGCAGCACCGCCTCGTCCTCGCGCACCGCCAGCACCCCGCCGCCGTGCACCTCCGCGGCGCGCGCGCACGCCGCGACGTCCTCGACGGCGAAGTGCACCTGCCAGTGCGGCCGGATGGCCGGGTCGGGCGCCGCCCCCAGCGCCCCCGACACGATCCGCGCCACGACGTGCCCCTGGTTGCGCAGGACCACCTCGCCGCCCTCGTACTGGACCTCGCAGTCCCCCTCGGGGTCGGCCCAGCCGAACACCTCGCCGTAGAAGATGGCGGCGTCGAAGGCGTCGCGGGTGTGCAGCCGGATGAAGGCCGGCTGGGCGGTGCGCCAGGTCTCCCACTCCGTGAACAGCTCGCCCTCCCAGATGCCGAAGGTCGCCCCGTCCCGGTCGGCGAGCAGCGCGCCCCGGCCCGGCGGCAGGGAGATCGGCCCGACCGCGGCGGTGCCGCCGCGCTCCTGCGCCCGCGACACCGCCTCGTTCGCGCTGCGCACCGCGAAGTACGGCGTCCAGGCCACCGCCATCTGCCACATCCCGGCCACCGCGGCGATCCCGGCGACCGGCCGCCCGTCGGCCAGCGCGATACGGAAGGGGTCGCCGAGCCGGGCGGGACGCCACTGCCAGCCCAGTACGGCCGAGTAGAACTCCTCGGTGACCTTCAGGTCGCGGCTGGTCAGGCTGACCCAGCAGGGCGCCCCGAACACGGAGTGCGTGGAGAGGGTGCCCCGCCGGCCGGCGGGGGAGGTCCTGTGGTCGTTCATGTCAGTCGCGTCCTGCTCTCGTCCGCGGCGGGCGCCGCTCTCCACCAGTGTCCGGCCGCGGCGGTGGGGGGCGCCTGCCGGGTACCCCGGCGGCACCGCCGAAACGGTGGTCCCGGCGGCCCGTACGGCGCAGTGGCGCCGGGCCCCGCATCTGCGCACGATGGACCCGTCGGAGCGGTACCGCGCGGCGCGGGCGTCGCTCACCCGCCGGACCCGGAGGTGGCCATGTCCCCGGACGATGACCCGGACCAGATCTTCGCGCTCCAGGAGCAGGTGCGCCAGCTCAAGGAGGCCGTCGTCTCGCACGCCGTCGTCGACCAGGCGATCGGGATGATCGTGGTGCTCGGCCGGGTGGGTCCCGACGAGGGGTGGGCCGTCCTGAAGGAGGTTTCCCAGCACACGAACACCAAACTGCGCAATGTCGCGGAGACGATCCTCGTCTGGGGCCGCACCGGCGTGATGCCCGAGCCGGTCCGGGCCGCCCTCGAGGACTCGCTCGACCGCCACGGACCCACCCGCGTGCCGGGCGACCCGCCCGTCATCCGGTCTCGGTGAGGATCTCCTCGCGGATGCGGTCGAAGCAGCCGCTGAGCAGCCGCGAGACGTGCATCTGGGAGATCCCGAGCTGCTGGGCGATGCGGCTCTGCGTCATCCCCCGGAAGAAGCGCAGGTAGAGGATGGTCCGCTCGCGCTCGGGCAGCGCCTCCAGACAGGGCCGCACGGCCACCCGGTCGACGACCGTGTCGAAGGCGGGGTCGGGACCGCCGAGGGCGTCGGCGAGGGCGTACCCGTCGGTGCCGGGCATCTCCGCCTCCAGCGACAGCGCGGAGAAGCACTCCAGGGCCTCCATGCCGGTGCGGACCTCGTCCGTGCTCAGGTGGGCGTGCTCGGCGATCTCCTCGATCGTGGGGGAGCGGCCCGGTGTCGTCTGGGCGAGTTCCTTGGCGGACCGGCGGACCCGGTTGCGCAGGTCCTGGACGCGGCGCGGCACGTGCAGCGTCCACATGTGGTCGCGGAAGTGCCGCTTGATCTCGCCGGTCACGGTCGGCACGGCGTA
This genomic window contains:
- a CDS encoding RNA polymerase sigma factor SigF, which encodes MRIAGRTKPHPHDDAPDTVAAFERLATLPDGPEHKALRDELIRLWLPMAERIAVRFRGRGESLDDLYQVAALGLVKAVDHYDPERGHAFEAYAVPTVTGEIKRHFRDHMWTLHVPRRVQDLRNRVRRSAKELAQTTPGRSPTIEEIAEHAHLSTDEVRTGMEALECFSALSLEAEMPGTDGYALADALGGPDPAFDTVVDRVAVRPCLEALPERERTILYLRFFRGMTQSRIAQQLGISQMHVSRLLSGCFDRIREEILTETG
- a CDS encoding pep a2; translation: METAVPCYYHLDVEVTPDRVGQVRRILAAHLRHWDLENLVEPVCSGAEMLLWGIDEHASDKNTSIELWWNRQHLITAVGGRDRALRPDQDLRGCLRHLAATSDGWGCCATGTGAKVIWFSQRARAGERVPLVPNPPEPITREGLRLPRTLLPAARLAAPAAAGVPEGAR
- the glgX gene encoding glycogen debranching protein GlgX, whose protein sequence is MSRSRPSGEGAPVGSGHPYPLGAVYDGRGTNFALFSEVAEHVDLVLVDDDGRHTTVPVPEVDGFVWHCHLPGVGPGQRYGYRVHGPWAPSAGHRCNPAKLLLDPYSRAVDGQVDNHASLFERDPGGPDPADSAGHTMLGVVADPYFDWGDDRPPRHPYADTVIYEAHVRGLSRTHPDVPEELRGTYAGLAHPAVVGHLTSLGVTAVELMPVHQFVHDGVLRDRGLANYWGYNTIGFFAPHNGYAAHGTRGEQVTEFKSMVKALHAAGLEVILDVVYNHTAEGNEKGPTLSFRGIDNASYYRLVDGDWQHYYDTTGTGNSLLMRHPYVLQLIMDSLRYWVTEMRVDGFRFDLAATLARQFHEVDRLSAFFDLIQQDPVISRVKLIAEPWDLGEGGYQVGNFPPLWSEWNGKYRDAVRDFWRGEKHTLGEFASRLTGSSDLYQHSRRRPRASVNFVTAHDGLTLRDLVSYNDKHNEANGEDNRDGESHNRSWNCGAEGETTDPAVLELRGRQQRNFLATLLLSQGIPMLGHGDELGRTQRGNNNAYCQDDETSWIDWRLDEEQRALLDFTRRLIALRAAHPVLRRRRYFRGEPAAGRAGAPLPDLVWLLPDAREMTDEDWRRADGHAVGVFLNGDAIAEPDPHGRPVVDDSFLLLLNSHWEPARFRLPGPAYGERWTALVDTADPEGVPDETERKAGTALTVTPRGLVLLSRPSPAEGVRRPPPPAAGGTT
- a CDS encoding DUF5133 domain-containing protein; the encoded protein is MLLPAKTEVARQLRRFRAWERRMLASPADVAVRATFEDSGYTLCVLMGKRCAREAADAAERYLRTTLVTYLREQGERPRGVRTPRRAPEAVDRLAPSGRTAPSGVA
- a CDS encoding ANTAR domain-containing protein; its protein translation is MSPDDDPDQIFALQEQVRQLKEAVVSHAVVDQAIGMIVVLGRVGPDEGWAVLKEVSQHTNTKLRNVAETILVWGRTGVMPEPVRAALEDSLDRHGPTRVPGDPPVIRSR
- a CDS encoding VOC family protein encodes the protein MNDHRTSPAGRRGTLSTHSVFGAPCWVSLTSRDLKVTEEFYSAVLGWQWRPARLGDPFRIALADGRPVAGIAAVAGMWQMAVAWTPYFAVRSANEAVSRAQERGGTAAVGPISLPPGRGALLADRDGATFGIWEGELFTEWETWRTAQPAFIRLHTRDAFDAAIFYGEVFGWADPEGDCEVQYEGGEVVLRNQGHVVARIVSGALGAAPDPAIRPHWQVHFAVEDVAACARAAEVHGGGVLAVREDEAVLRDVDGAQFTVTVRPAPR